Genomic window (Thomasclavelia spiroformis DSM 1552):
AACTGCAGCACGCAGCTTTTTTAAGTATTCATTCTCTGCTTCTAGATACTGATTTTTATTTTCAAGATATTTTATTTTTTCTTCAGGTGACATATCTTCATATTTTTTATTAAATTGATTTTCTTTGTTCATAGTAGATGGTCTTCCTTTCTTTTTCTCTACTATAACATATCCGTTGTCTTTATACGAGTTAATCCAGCTATGTAATAATCCATCACCAGCTAGCCCATATTCAATTGCTGTACCTGTTATTGATTTACCATCAATAAGGACTTTATTAATGATTTCTAATTTTAATTCTGGTGAATAATAATTATTTTTGTTAGATCTTAAAATATCAAATCCATGTCTATCTATTAATCTAACTAAATACTTAATATTATCAGATCTTATTTGATATTCTTTAGATAATGATGATACAGTTTCTCCTTGTTTTCGTTTTTTGTATAGTTCTATTTTTTGTTCTCTTGTAAGTTTTGCCATAATAAAAATGAACCTCCATTATTTGGTGTCCAAATAATGAGGTTCATATCATTATATAAGTGCTATTTTTTATCATAATAGTAATCTTTCAATAATTTA
Coding sequences:
- a CDS encoding HTH domain-containing protein, yielding MAKLTREQKIELYKKRKQGETVSSLSKEYQIRSDNIKYLVRLIDRHGFDILRSNKNNYYSPELKLEIINKVLIDGKSITGTAIEYGLAGDGLLHSWINSYKDNGYVIVEKKKGRPSTMNKENQFNKKYEDMSPEEKIKYLENKNQYLEAENEYLKKLRAAVQKKKNQQSKKK